Proteins from one Sarcophilus harrisii chromosome 2, mSarHar1.11, whole genome shotgun sequence genomic window:
- the NPY4R2 gene encoding neuropeptide Y receptor type 4-2, which yields MNSTNFSILPVLPQGQNRSWRRGILSNFSDHCQNSTDMNIFLVIVYSLETFIGILGNLCLVGVVIRQREKANVTNILIANLAFSDFIMSLFCQPFTLIYTIMDYWIFGDAMCKLSAFIQCMSVTVSVLSLVLIALERHHMITNPLGYMPNMIHAYLGIMGTWLIACFLAMPFMANSVLRNVFQNNQSRAMDFLVDKAVCTESWPTDQQKSIYTILLLFLQYLAPLTFIMACYLRIHHRLKRRRDLFRKNEHSLGVAQMKRINSVLLSMVAAFAICWLPLHVFNSLEDWYHEAIPICYGNLIFLVCHLVAMASTCVNPIIYGFLNSNFKKEMKPLFLICQSKPSKEIYEQLPLSTMQSEISKESFKSSSEPNPV from the coding sequence ATGAATTCAACTAATTTTTCCATACTGCCAGTATTACCCCAAGGTCAAAACAGGAGCTGGAGAAGGGGTATTCTATCCAATTTCTCAGATCATTGCCAGAATTCCACCGACATGAATATCTTCCTGGTCATTGTTTATAGCTTGGAGACCTTCATAGGTATCTTAGGCAATCTGTGCCTAGTGGGCGTGGTGATTAGACAGAGGGAGAAAGCCAATGTAACTAATATCCTCATTGCAAATCTGGCTTTCTCAGACTTTATTATGAGTCTTTTTTGCCAACCTTTTACCCTCATTTATACCATCATGGACTACTGGATCTTTGGGGATGCCATGTGCAAATTGTCCGCCTTCATCCAATGCATGTCAGTCACAGTGTCTGTCCTCTCTCTTGTTCTGATTGCCCTGGAAAGACATCATATGATCACCAACCCTTTAGGCTATATGCCCAACATGATTCACGCTTACCTAGGGATCATGGGCACCTGGCTCATTGCTTGCTTCTTAGCTATGCCCTTCATGGCCAATAGTGTCTTGAGAAATGTATTCCAAAACAACCAATCCAGAGCTATGGATTTTTTAGTGGATAAAGCTGTTTGCACAGAATCCTGGCCAACGGATCAGCAGAAATCCATTTACACCATCCTCTTGCTGTTCCTCCAATACTTGGCACCTTTGACTTTTATCATGGCATGCTACCTGCGGATCCATCACCGCCTGAAGAGGAGAAGGGACCTTTTCAGGAAAAACGAGCACTCCTTGGGAGTAGCACAGATGAAAAGGATCAACTCGGTGCTTCTGTCCATGGTAGCGGCTTTTGCCATTTGCTGGTTACCCCTGCATGTTTTCAACAGCCTCGAGGACTGGTATCATGAAGCTATTCCCATCTGCTATGGgaatctaatttttttagtgtGTCATTTGGTAGCCATGGCATCCACCTGCGTCAACCCCATCATCTATGGATTTTTGAATAGTAacttcaaaaaggaaatgaagccaTTGTTCCTCATTTGTCAGAGTAAGCCTTCAAAGGAAATCTATGAACAGCTACCTCTTTCAACCATGCAAAGTGAGATTTCAAAAGAATCTTTCAAGTCAAGTTCTGAGCCCAATCCTGTATAG